In Mycobacterium sp. Aquia_213, the sequence AATGTCTTGAAGGCGGGAAATACGTTGCAGAACAAGCAGAACGGTTAAGTGCCGCCGAGTCGGGTCGTCCGTTCCACCGACAATTCGTGAGCAAGCAGCTCGGCGAAGGTGAACGTGCCGGTGGGCCGGTCGTTCTTGCCGAGTAGGTAGAGCCGCTTGACCGCGGCCAGGATGCCTTCGGCGATAGCATCGCGCGTTTGAGTGGAGAGCAGCCTGTCCCGATCACTCGGGTTGGTGATGTAGCCGACGTCGACCTGCACGGTGGGCATCCGGGTCAGCCGCAGCAGGTCCCAGGTGCGACCATGTGTCCGGCAATCCCGTAACCCGGTGCGGGCCACTACTTCTCGCTGAATAAAGTCGGCGAGATTACGGCCGATGGTCGACACCGACCCGTGTGAGTTGCCGAAGTGGAACGAGGCGACGCCATTAGCCGAAGGGCTGACCTGGCCTTCGCAGCGCAGGCTGATCATCAGGTCGGCACCGACGTTGTTGGCCGTCGCGGCACGTTCGGCGTCCGAGGGGCTGCGGTTGGTCGGCCGGGACAGGAAGGTCTCCATGCCGATCGCAGTCATCCGGCCCTCCAGCCGACTGGCCAAGTCCCACAAGATATCTGCTTCGGCGACCGGGCCGGCCGGCCCGTGCACGATCAGACCGTGGTCGTCGCCGCCGCGGCCCGGATCGATGATGATCCGCTTGCCCGAAAGCCGAGGGCCCGAGCGGCGCACCAGCTCTTCTTCACGAATAGCGTGAGGCGAACCCCCGCTGACCCGTGAACTCAGAAAGTATAAGGAGCGCAAGGTCTCCGGGCCGCAGATGCCGTCGGCAGCCATCCCGTACTCGCGTTGGTAGGACATCAAGGCGTTGTGCGTCTGCAAGCCGAAATGTCCGTCGACCAGGCCCGTGTAGAAACCGAGGTCTTGTAGCCGAGCCTGCAACGTCGCGACGTCGTCCCCGTAGAGGGGAGCGCCGAATTGGTGGTACAGCGTGCGCGCGCCGAGCCGGTAGGAAGCCTCTTTCAACGCGCGGTAAGTCGCCTCGCCGACGATGCCGTCGACGAGCAGGCCGCGATGCTGCTGAAACGCGCGGACGGCCTGGTCGAGCTGGTCATCGAAGACGTCAAGGGCGACATGGCGGCCCGTGGTCAACTCTTCGTCGACGCTGTCCAATAGCCCTAGTGCAGCAAGCGAGGCCCGGATTTCGGTCACAGCTGCGCTGCGGTCACCACAGCGCAGAGCGTCGCCGTTTTCGCGGCGCGGACTCGACATACCAAGGGCCCTCCGGGACACACTGACAGGCTCACAAACCCATTACAGCTAATCGGTATTGTCGCAGATCCTTCTCGATTTCGGGAAAACCCCAGGCTAAACGGCGAGGCAACGCCGCAAAGCGGCTATGCGCTCAGGTGAGGTTGGGGACCGCGTCGGAAAGCTCGCGCAGCAGCGCCGCCTTGCCCTTCGCACCCACGATTCGCTTTACCGGCTGGCCGTCCTTGAACAGGATCATCGTCGGGATCGATACCACCTGGAAGTCACGCGCCGTCTCGGGGTTTGCGTCGACATCGAGCTTGGCGACGGTCAACTGATCGGACCGCTCGGCCGCGATCTCCTCGAGAACGGGCGCGACCATCTTGCATGGTCCGCACCACGTCGCCCAAAAGTCAACCAGCACAGGCTTATTGCTGGACAGTACGTCCGCGGAGAAGGAAGCGTCAGAGACTTCCTTTGTGGCCCCGGCTTTTTCGGCGTCGCTCATCGTGGTGCTCCAATCAGATCGGTGTTGTCCGCATTTCCGGTCGCCGACGTTTTGCCGGCGACTTCTGACTCTTCGTGGTCGGCCAACCACCGCTCGGCGTCAATGGCCGCCGCACAGCCGCTGCCCGCGGCGGTGACCGCTTGGCGGTAGGTGTGGTCTACCAGGTCGCCGGCCGCAAAGACGCCCTCCAGTGAGGTGTATGTGGTGCGGCCCTGGACAAGTACGTAGCCCTCGGCGTCGACGTCGACGACGTCGCGCACCAGAGCCGACCGGGGATCGTGGCCAATCGCGACGAACACACCCGTGACCGGCAACGTGGTTTCTTCGCCAGTTGCATTGTCGCGCAACCGTAATCCGGTCACCGTTGTCTCGCCGTCGACCGAGACCACGGTCTGGTTGGTCATGAATTTGATCTTGTCGTTGGTGCGCGCGCGCTCGAGCATGATCTTCGATGCCCGGAATTCGTCGCGGCGGTGCACCAGCGTCACGCTTCGTGCGAAGCGGGTCAAGAATGTCGCCTCTTCCATCGCGGAGTCACCGCCGCCGATGACGGCGATGTCCTGGTCGCGGAAGAAGAACCCGTCGCAGGTGGCACATGAGCTCACCCCACGGCCCAGCAACTCCTGCTCGCCGGGTACCTGCAGGTAGCGCGCCGCTGCGCCCATGGCCAGGATGACGGCCCGGGCCTTGACGGTCTCACCTTCGGCCGTGACGACCGACTTGACCGGCCCGTCCAGCGAAACGGATTCGACGTCTTCCATCCGCAGGTCCGCCCCGAAGCGCAACGCCTGCTCGCGCATCTGGTCCATCAGCTCCGGGCCGGTGATGCCGTCGCGGAAGCCGGGGTAGTTCTCCACCTCTGTTGTGGTCATCAGGGCGCCACCGAACGACGTACCTTCGAAGACCACCGGTGCCAGCTGTGCGCGCGCCGCGTAAAGGGCAGCGGTGTACCCAGCCGGACCGGATCCGATGACGATGACGTCGTGGACTGTGTCATGAGCGGAGTCGGTCATGCGTGCCTTTCCGATACAGATTTCTTCAATTGTGTCGAACGCCAGCGTAGGCGGGGGTGTTCCCCGTCGTGTCGCACAACACGTGGCACCACCTTAAGGGCGCGGGATCTGGGTGCTGGCCAACAGCCCCGTATCGGCGGCACTGCAGTTCAGCGCGACCGCGAAGACCGCCAGGTCGGCCGGACTGTCGGCGGGCAGCACCAGCAGCACGCCGGGGCGGGCGTTGATCTCGATCGGCCGCGCGCCGAGTATCTGCGTGGCCGCTGGATAGCCGAGACCGCCGAGGCAGGAGGCACGCCGGGCCGGGTCGCCGAGTGCACCGTAATCGGGAGCACGGCCGACCAGGCCGACGATCTCGGCCGCCGACAGCGGGATCGCCATCGGCGGTGTCGACACCGTGATGTGCATAGCGGTGGTCGGTGTACTCGGCGCGGGTGCGGGCTCGTTGAGCAGTGCCGCCGTGCCGAAACCGATCGCGGCGAGCACCGCGCCGACACCGGCCACGCCGGCGGCAACCCGGGCGGGGCGGATGTGCGGGCGCACGGAATGGGTGGCCACGCCCGCAGCGCCGCCGGGGCCCCCCGACCGTAGTGCCGCGGAGATTCGGTCGGTCACCTCGGCCGGTGGTTCGGGGGCCGAGTCCGGATCCGCGGCGACGGCGGCGACGTCGCGACGCACCTGATTCAAAGCACGCAGCACCCCTTCGGCTGCTGGATCTTCGCGGACTTGCCTACGCAACCGAGCGGCAGCTTCGCTGTCCAGCAGACCGGCCTGCAGGTCGGCGAGCGACTCGACCGTCGGCGGCGGGTCCGCACCCGCATTCGAAGGATCCGGGTCGTGATCCGCCGGCTCGTTCTCCGCTTCGCCCATCCGCCCCAGTGTCCGTCATGCCACCCCCGACGGTCGCGCCCGGCCCGCTAACGCTGGCCGGCGGGATGGTCGGGGGTGGCGTGGGCGCCGGCGTCGAGATAGCCGAGCAGGTGGGCGAGTCGCACCCGGGCGCGGGCGCATCGGCTCTTGACCGTGCCCTCGGCGACGCCCAGCAGCGCGGCGGTGTCGGCGATCGAGTAGCCCTGCATGTCGACCGCCACGATCGTCGCGCGCTGCTCGAGGGGAAGCCGCATCAGCGCGCGTTGCACCACGATGGCCGTTTCGACGTGAACCGTGCGATCGGGCACCGGATAGACGTCCTCGAGCGGCGTGGTCCGGTGAGATTTGGTGCGCCGCAGCCGATCCAGGCAGGCGTTGACCACGATCCGGTGCAGCCAGCTACCGACCGCGGCGTCGTACCGAAACGAGCCGGCACCCCGGTGGGCCGACAGCATGGCGTCCTGCAGGGCGTCTTCGGCGTCCTCGGGCGTGCGGGTGGTCAGCCGGGCCAGGCGGTGCAGCTGGCGCCGGTGGCGACCGAACAACTCGCCGAAGGCATAGCGGTCGCCGGCGACATGGGCGGCCAGCAGCTCGGCATCACTGCGTTCCTGCTGGATGTACCCCCCGAAGCCCACGGCCGGACAGTAACCAATCGGTTGTCGTGCGGCACTTCACTCGAGGGCGCGGTTGTGAGTGTCAGGACGCGGCTTGAACGGTGATCTCCGAGAAGCCGGCCTGGCTCTTACCGCTGGTGGTTCCCAGGGTGGAGATCCACACCAGCAGATCGGACGTCGGGGCGCCGGCCTTGACCGGGATGACGTTATGACCCGGCTTGAGCGTGAACGCCGGGGCCAGCACGGTGGTGTCCTCGAGCTTCGACGGCGACGCCGTCGACGCGGCACGAATCTCAACCTTGGTGCCGGTGCTCGGCGTATCGATGCTGACCTGGCCGACCACGGTGGGTTTCGGCAGCTGCAGTATCAGCCCTTCACCTTGCTTGAAGTTGGGGAACGGGACGGCATCGGTATAGACCTCGGTTGCCCAGGCGGTAGTCGGGTCGCCGTCGATGGCCTGCCCGGCCGTGCCCGGATTGTCGGGTTCGCCATCGGGGGAGAAGACCGAGGCCCGAGTGGGTTTGACGATGCTGCCCGCGGCTGCGGGATTCGCCGACGACGTACTCGACGAACTCGGCCCGTTGAGTCCGAGCTCGTCCTTGTTGAGGCCGCCGCCGACATTGCCGAAGATCTTGCTCACGATCGACGCGAGCACTAACAACGCGACCACGATGATCGCGAGTGCCGCGGCGCCGCCGATCGCCAGGTTGCGGCGTCGGCGCACCATCGTCCCGTACTCTCTGCCGCTCGCGCGCGCAGCCTCGGGCGGCGGTGAATCGTCGATCGGACCCAGCACCTCGGTGCGGTCGGCCACCGCGGTGGCCTGTTGCAACAGGTTCACAAGCGTTGAAGCACTACGGATCCCGCCATCCTCCTGCGCGGCGCGGACGGCCACCGCAGAGATCTGGAAGGGAATGTCGGGATCGATGGAGTTGGGTTCGACGGGAAGGCCCGATCCATCCCGCTCGGCCGGTGCGAGCCCGCTGCGCACCCCGAACTCCGGCAGCGGCCAACGGTTGACCAGCAGGGCATACAGCGTGGCGCCGATCCCGCGGATGTCATCCTCCGGGTTGGCGTCGGGCATGGTTGCCGGATAGGCGAGGACGACGTTGCCGTCAATGCTGATCCGAATCCGGCTGGGGTGGTCGATCGACAGGGCGACTCCGGCGCGGTGCGCGGCGTCGGCGGCACCGGCCAGCGACTGCATCGCCCGCACGGCCCCGACGGGTGAGGGCGCGGTGTCGGCCACTTCCTGCAGCGAGCCGCCGCGGATCCACTCCGCGACGACCAGGCCACCGTGATCCGACCGGACCACGTCGAGCACGCGCGCGATGCCGCCCTTGTCGATCCGGCTGAGCCGCAAGGTGCGCGACAGGATCTCCTGCAGGACGTCCTCGGGCAGGGCGCCATCCGGGTCGACGAACGTGAGCGCCACCTGGCGGTCGAGTGCGGTGTCGAGTGCCTGCCAGAACTGCAAGGGCGGCGCACCGCCGTGGAAGACCAGCAGTCGATACCGGCCACCGTTGATCCGGGCCCCGGGCACCAAGTGGACATCGTCGCCCGACGATTCCGCCGCACGTTCGCGACCGAAATCGCCGTTGCGCGGCTCCGGCGGAAGCGGGCTCGACGGAAGCGGGCCCGACGGCTCGGGCCTGCGCTCGGGGGGAATGTCGGGCTGGAAATCGTCGGCAGCCGGCCTTGCTGGCGGGGAGGGTCGTTCGCCGCCTGAACCCAAACCGGATCCAGGGCCGGATGCGGCGCTCTCCACGGGGCGGTCGGTCACCTCCGGTCCTTTCGCTAGCCGGGCGTCACCTGCCCGATCCGGAGGCCTGCGCCGGATCGGCTCCTGGACCGCATCAACCCCCGGCGGGGACAAATTCCTCTGCTCAGGGTACGTGACCGGGCCCCGCCGGGACGATCCCTGTGGCACAGCAGCCGACGCCGCGCTCGGGCCGGCACCGCGGCCACCGATCCGGCGCCGCACTGCCGCCATCGCCGCGACCGCCTCCGGGACCCGCGCACCAACCATGACCGCAACGATGATCGGCAGCATGATGCAGCCCAGCACCAACAGCCGCAGCAGCGAACCGCCGGCGCCACCGTGTGCGGTCAACGCGGCCAGCCCCAGCAGCCGGTCGGCGACGTGGGCGATCAGGCCGGCGAGCATCGACGCGACGAGCGTCACCAGCACCGTCCGTACCACCCCGACCCCGACCAGCTGGCCGCCGGCCGGCAACAGGGTGCGCCGCAGCAGGTAGTAGCCCACCAGGGCGCCGGCCAAGAACCCCAGCCCGTTGGCCAGCCCGAGGTATCCGGCCACCAGCGGAGGGTCACTGGTCAGGTGTGGTGCGAGCACCGAGCCGGCGATCTTGACGGCCGTGATGACGAGGATGATCACGAGCGGCGTCCAGGGCTGCTCGCGCGCGTAGAACACCCGCAGCTGCAGCAGCACCAGGCCGTAGGGAATCAACGTGAACGCCGACAGGGCGATCGCGGCGCCCAGGTAGCCGGCGTCGACCCCGCCGAAGTGACCGTAGGCGAACAACGCGCTACCGATCGCGGGCCCGCCGACGGTCATGAACGCCACGATCGGAATCAGCGTGATCAACGTCAGCCGGGTGGCCAGCGACAGGTCGGCGAGCACGGCCTTGGTGTCGCTGGCCGCCGCGTTGCGGCTCAGTCGCGGCATCACCACGGTCAGCACTGTCACGCCGATCATGCCGAACGGCAGCATCAGCACCAGCCAGGTGTAGTTGTAGATCGCGGGGCCGGAAGCCGCTGCGGTACTGGCGATTTGGTTTCCCACCACCAGGCCGAGCTGGCTGATCAGCACATAGAGCACCATCGCGACGGCCATCGCGCCGAAGCGCTTGAGCCGCGCGTCGATTCCCCACAGCGGGCGCAGGCTGATGCGCTCGCGGCGCAGCGCGGCCAGCAGCACCGCGGTCTGGGCGTACACGCCCAACGTGGTGCCGATGCCGAGCACCAGCAGCTTGGTGTTGCCCATCCGGACGGGATCGACCGACAACTCACCGGGGACGATCAGATACACCGCCAGGGTCACCAGGGCGACGACGTTGTTGACGACCGGGGACCAGGCCGTCGGCCCGAACACGTTGCGGGTGTTCAGGATTGCCATGAACACCGACGTGAGGCCGTAGGCAAGCACCTGCGGCAGCAGCAGGTAGGCGAACGCGGTGGTCAGCGGCTCGTTGACCTGCGGGCTGCGGCCCAGCATCAGTCGCACCAGCAGCGGCGCGGCCACCACGGACACGACGGTGGCGAACACCAGCAGCGTGGTGGTGACGGTGACCAGGCGCCGGACGAACGCGGCGCCGCCGTCGGGGTCGCTCTGCTCGGCCCGGGCCAGCACCGGCACGAAGATCGCGGTGAAGGTCGCCTCCAGCACCAGCGCGGCGACCAGGTTCGGCAGCTGATTGGCCACCGAGAAGGCGCTGGACAGCGCGGCGCCCAGGATCGCGGCCAGCAGCACGATGCGGGCGAATCCGGTGATCCGGCTGACCAGCGTCGCGAGCGCCATCGCCCACGACCGCGACACCAGCGCGGCGTCGGACAGTTCCACGCGCCGCGTGGGCAGGGCGGGGCCCGGGGGGCCCAGGGGAATGTGTCCCGTCGGCGGCGGAATCCGGCCCGGTGCCGGCGGCCCGGGCGGTCGCTGCGGGATTGGCGGTTGGTTCCGCTGCGGCGGTTGCTGTGGATGGGACCGCCGGTAGGCGGGTTTCATACGCGGTGCTCTTCGTCGACGCGGTCGCCGACCTCACGCCCTGCGTCGGCGGGATGGTGATGGGGCGGGTCGGGGCGGTCCAGGTCGGCGCGGTCGGGCTGGCCGCGGAACCGGTGCCACAGCCGTCGCCCGGCGAGCAGCACGAGCACCGCGGCCGCGGTCAGCGTGATCGCGAACAGCACCTTGCCGTAGGCGTTGGAGTGCACCGACATGCGCACCGGATCGCCCAGCCGGGTGCCGTCCGGGGTTCGCAGCGTCACGTCGATCGCGACGCGCTGGGTGAAGTTCACCTCGATCGGCACCCGCAGCGGCAGGTAGCCGGGCGGCAATTCGATCTGGCCGACGTCGGTCACGGTCATCCCGGGCGGGGCGTCGACCTGCAGGCGGACGTTGATCGGCACGGCGAGGCCGTTGTGCAGGGCCAGCGGCAGGGGACTGTGCTCGGTGGCCAGGGTGTAGGAGCCGCCGGGGTTGACGATCGTCACCGCGCCGAACAAGTCGTTGATCGTGTTGCCGACGACCGCGAGCCGCTGCTGGGCCAGCCCGTTGCGGGTATCGGGTGGTTCCGACTGGCTCAGCGAGCGCAGCATGTCTTCGCGCAACGGCGCGGTGTACTGGACGCCGGTCAGGCCGGTGCGCTCGTCGGTGCTCAACGCCGACGTCAGTTTCCACAGCCGGCCGGTCTGGCCGTTGATGTCGGCGATGACGTTCTCACCGAAGCGGCCGCGTTCCGGGTCTTCGACGTCCAGCGGCTGCGGCGGCTCGGTGCGGGCCGCGGCCTCGGCGATCACCGCCGGCAGCGGCCGGGGCACCCCCAAACCGGACCGGATCGTGGTGGCCAGCGCCGTCAGGATGACCTGCGCGTCGTCGGCCTGCAGGTTCCACGTCGCCGGCGGGACCAGGATCTGCGTGCGCGGCGGGGCGTCTCGATCCAGGGCATGCCAGAACATCGAGCCCAGGGCGTCCTGCCGGCGCGCGGTGTTCGAGTCATGCGCGAGCCGGACCGTCAGCGAGGGATCCAGATAGGTGGGAACGCTGGGGCTGTTGCCCGCCCCGGCCAGTGCCGCACCGACGGCCGGATCAAACGGCGCAACGACCACCTGCGGGGACAGCCGTCGGGGTGCGGTGTCGACGCCGTCGGCTCCGGACGCCGCCGGTGAGTCCGGGGCGACCAGGTCGCCGGCAGCGACCGCGACAGTGCTGTTGTTGGCGCTGAGCAGATCGACCGCGCCACGGGTCAGCGGGCCGTCGGGCAGCAGGGTGGCACCGCGGGTCGACGCGACGTCCAGGATGTGGTCGACGATGTCGCCGACGGTGGTGGTGGCAATCGAGCTGAGCCCCGGATCGTTGACGCGTTGCAAGGCGTCCAGGTCGGCCTGCGCGTAGGGCAGCGGCGCGACGCAGGTGCGCTTGCCCAGCGCGCGCAACCGGTTCAGCCAGCCGGTCGCGGCGGTTTGCCCATTGCCCGGGTGTGTCGGGGTGCCCGGTTGTTGTGCGGGCCCGTCGGGGGAGTTGGACACGACGTAGCCGGCCGTCATCGCGTTGACGGTGACCAGCAGATCCGGGTCGATGGCCAGGCATAGCGCCCGGCCCACCGCGCCGTCGGGGTCGACGTCGTGGCTGGTCGCGACCTCGGCCGCGGACAGCAGGATGTCCAGCCGGCCGCCGGTGGCCAGTGAGGTCGCCAGGTCGTCGTCGACCAGCCGGACTCCGATGGTGCCGCCGGGTTGACCCGGGGATAACCGGGGCCGGTCGGCCAGCGGCCACAGCATCGTGACCCACACGGGCTTCGAGGTATCCGGCGCCACCGCGGATTCCAGGGCATCGGCGCGGTCGGGCGGCACCCCGATCACCGGCAGCAGGAACCGCGCGTTGTCCAGCCGCGCGGGGGCGCCGTAGTCGGGCGTGCCGTTCGCGTTGACCAGCAGGGGATAGATCCCGGGCTGGTTGATCCCGAGCGACGACTTGGCCAGTGAGCGCAGCGGCGCGGACAGCGTGAAGCCGACCTCTTGGCCGCGCTGTAGTTCGGGTGCCACCGTGAGGAAGTCGGCGGCCGGCTGGTACTGATCGGTGGCGCCGTCCAGGGCGGTGCGCAGGCCCGCGGACGCGGTGACCGCGGCGGCGTGTTCGAGCCGGACCATCACGTCGCGGACCGGGCGGTCACCGATGTTGGTCACCATTCCGCTGACCGTGACGACCGGCGGGCTCGTCGTGGTGACGACGTCCGGGGTCACCTGATCGATGCGGACACGGACGAACGGCGTCGATCCGGGCTCGTCGGCCGACGCGCGAGGCGTGCCGATGGGCCCGGTCAGCACGGCCACGATGCCCATCACGACGGCGAGGCGCGACAGACCGGCCCAGCAGAGTCGCGAAGCGGTCACGGCCCCGGCCCGTGACCGTTCTTACGACCGCGCGGCTTGTCGGAATGACGGGTTCGGGAATGCGTCTGCGGGTTGCGCCGGGGCGCGCTGGGCGGCAGCGGCGGAAGAGCGGCGGGCCCGTCGGTTTGCAGCTTTCCGATCAGCTCGTTGGCGACCTCGGCGAGGCGACGTTCGTCGGCGTAGGCCAATCGGGACGGCAGCTCCTGCATCGGCACCCACGCCACCTCGGCGACTTCGAGGTCTTCGTCGGACAGCTCGCCACCGGAGAAGCGCATCAAATAGTGGTGCACGGTTTTGTGCACCCGGCGGCCATCGGTGACGAACCAGTAGTCGATGCGCCCCAGCGCGGCCAGCACGCTGCCGCGAATGCCGGTTTCCTCGGCAACCTCGCGAATAGCGGTCTGCTCGGCGGTCTCGCCCAGCTCGATGTGGCCCTTGGGCAGCGACCACAGCATGCGTCCGCGCCGATCGATGCGCCCGATCAGGGCCGCGACCTGGGTGTCGAGCGGGCCGTCGATGCCGTCGATGACCAGGCCGCCCGCGGAAGTCTCGTGCACGGTGCGCAACCGCTCCGGCACCCGGCGGGGCGCGCGCGGTCGGCGCCCGTTGCCCGCCGTCGAGTCGGCGGTCACTTTGGCTTCGGCGTCGTTTTCCGACGCGCCGCCACCGCCGCGACCGCGACGACGCCCCCGACGTCGACGTGGTTTGGCTTGTTCGCCATCCGACACCCAAGCGATAGTAGCTGGCACGAGCTGTTCTTCCGGACACACTCGCCGCTGGTGCGGGCGCGACGACGGCCCGCGCTCGACTAGATTGATCGAACGTGTCCGAACCCGCTGACGATGTTGAGCTGCTCGCGTCGGCTCTCGTCTCTCTCAGAGAGCACCACGAGGTGCTGAGCGGACTGGGCTCCTTGTTCGAGACCGCCGGGCACGACTTGTATCTGGTGGGCGGGTCGGTGCGCGATGCGCTGCTGGGCCGGTTGAGTCCCGATCTGGACTTCACCACCGACGCCCGGCCCGAACAGGTGCAGCAGATCGTGCGGGGGTGGGCCGACGCGGTCTGGGAGACCGGCATCGAATTCGGCACCGTGGGCGTTGGCAAGGACGAGCACCGGCTGGAAATCACCACGTTCCGCGCCGACAGCTACGACCAGGTGTCGCGCAATCCCGAGGTGAAGTTCGGCGACCGACTCGAAGACGACTTGGTGCGCCGGGACTTCACCGTGAACGCGATGGCCGTGCGCATCACGTCGGCCGGGCCGGGCGAATTCCTTGATCCTCTAGGCGGTTTGGCGGCGCTCAAGGCCCGGGTGCTGGACACCCCGGCGGCGCCCTCGGTGTCCTTCGGCGACGACCCGCTGCGAATGCTGCGCGCCGCGCGGTTCGTCTCGCAGCTCGGGTTCACCGTCGCCGCGCGGGTGCGGACGGCGATCGAGGAGATGGCCCCGCAGCTGGCCCGGATCAGCGCCGAACGGGTGGCCGCCGAGCTGGACAAGTTGCTCCTTGGCGCGGACCCGGTCGCCGGGATCGACTTGCTGGTGCAGACCGGAATGGGTGAGGTAGTGCTGCCCGAAGTCGGCGGCATGCAGATGGCCATCGACGAACACCACCAGCACAAGGACGTCTACCAGCACTCGCTGACGGTGCTGCGCCAAGCCGTCGCGCTGGAAGACGACGGCCCGGATTTGGTGCTGCGCTGGGCGGCGCTGCTGCACGACATCGGCAAGCCCGCCACCCGACGCCACGAGGACAACGGCGGCGTGAGCTTTCACCACCACGAGGTCGTCGGCGCCAAGATGACCCGCAAGCGGCTGCGGGCGCTCAAGTTCTCCAAGCAGATGGTCGACGACATCTCCAACTTGGTGTATCTGCATCTGCGGTTCCACGGCTACGGCGACGGCAAGTGGACCGACTCCGCGGTACGCCGCTACGTCACCGACGCCGGCCCGCTCCTTGCGCGGCTGCACAAGCTGGTGCGCGCCGACTGCACGACCCGCAACAAGCGCCGGGCCGCCCGGCTGCAGGCCAACTACGACCGCCTGGAGGCGCGTATCGCCGAGCTGGCGGCCCAGGAGGATCTGGCGCGGGTGCGCCCCGATCTGGACGGAAACCGGATCATGGAGCTGCTCGACATCCCGGCCGGGCCGCAGGTCGGTGAGGCGTGGCGGTTCCTCAAGGAGCTGCGGCTGGACCGCGGCCCGTTGACCGACGAAGAGGCCACCGCGGAGCTGCTGGCCTGGTGGCAGACGCGGGGTGACGCGTAGCGGAATGCCCCGGCGCTAATTGCCGGTGCGCACAAATCTGTCGTCGATATCCACGCTGAGGGGGCAGGATCCCGTCTGTTCGTGGTGACCGTGCCCGATGAGCAACGTGATCGGATTCTGCGGGGGTTGCGGGAGCGGATACCGTGCGCTGGCCTTGATATGCAGCGGGCCGCCGCCCTGTTCACACTTGCCGTCGAAGTCGCGCGACCACACCCAACCCCCGTCGCCGAAGATCAACACCCGGGACTGGTTGGGAGGTGA encodes:
- a CDS encoding CCA tRNA nucleotidyltransferase is translated as MSEPADDVELLASALVSLREHHEVLSGLGSLFETAGHDLYLVGGSVRDALLGRLSPDLDFTTDARPEQVQQIVRGWADAVWETGIEFGTVGVGKDEHRLEITTFRADSYDQVSRNPEVKFGDRLEDDLVRRDFTVNAMAVRITSAGPGEFLDPLGGLAALKARVLDTPAAPSVSFGDDPLRMLRAARFVSQLGFTVAARVRTAIEEMAPQLARISAERVAAELDKLLLGADPVAGIDLLVQTGMGEVVLPEVGGMQMAIDEHHQHKDVYQHSLTVLRQAVALEDDGPDLVLRWAALLHDIGKPATRRHEDNGGVSFHHHEVVGAKMTRKRLRALKFSKQMVDDISNLVYLHLRFHGYGDGKWTDSAVRRYVTDAGPLLARLHKLVRADCTTRNKRRAARLQANYDRLEARIAELAAQEDLARVRPDLDGNRIMELLDIPAGPQVGEAWRFLKELRLDRGPLTDEEATAELLAWWQTRGDA